One Apteryx mantelli isolate bAptMan1 chromosome 17, bAptMan1.hap1, whole genome shotgun sequence genomic window, AGCAGGAcagcttaaagaaaaaagctaCTGCACCTAGTAAAGCAGCAGCAGATAATCAAGCTAGCAGTATTAGCCAAGGTACACATAGGTAAATTAGTGACTACAGACAGGAACCCAAAAAATATGTTCAAGCAAGGTGATGCAGCAAGAAGATTCAATGGAATATTTAAGTGAGAGTTGGTCTTTTTACTATGTAGCAGATAAAAGCGTAAAATACTCATTGTCATTAGTCAGTTTCAGGTTCTAGATACCACAACTCAGCTTTTCATTAACTAGTTAAGCAATACAGAACTTAACTTGCACTAAGTTAAACACGATTCCTTTACAATAGTGTTTAATAAATAGATTTTCATAGTAAACTATCTTTTGCAACCACATATCAGAATGGTTGAGTAgtgttatttaagaaaaaaaaatcaagtagcagGAGTTATGTACACAAACATGCAAATTAAGAGGAATAAATGAAATGCTTCACTTTATTAAGAAAccaaaaatacaaaactgaagaGTTCAAGGCTTCATGTACTCAATCAAACACTACTGAAAAATGGAATCTTAAACTTATATTCTGTTTACTAGCAGTACTAATATTGACCAAGATTAATTTCTACAAGATAGTGTTAAAAGTTGACATTTTCCACCATTTGTGCTATAATAAGCTAGAGTTTCAAATTAAGAACTTGGTGCAGTTACAATAAAGTCTTGCTATTTATACAAGTGTGGTTTTAGTTAATATGCGTTTCATAGCCAAGAGCTTTTTAGCTCAACTACAGCCGTTTTCTAGTTAGTGAATTTTAAGATGAGCAGAATTTGTTTCATCAGCTATAGCTCTACTGAATGATGTTCCATGCAAAGATACAGCTTTTACACCACTTAACAGACCTAGATGCCATTTGTTTCAGGCTACTAAAATACAGAGCTCTGAAGGCAAGTTGTGGAACATACTTTAAATTAGAGTTTAGAGAATATATCTAAAGGTAGCATATGCAAGCTGAACTACCCTCAAGACTCAAGAAGCCCTGCAGATCACAAACATGCCCATTTGTAGGGGATAGTTTATGCTTATTTGTCAATTCAGTCACACTTACCAGTCAAGTGTTCACTGCTTTAGTTTTACCTGGCAGTTAGTTCAGCTCTCCTCAGGTGCTTAGTTACAGGCTTCAGGAAATAAAGGGAAGGTTAACTGTCAGCTCTGATTTAGTAAGAGGAGCATAACAAGAAAGGGAGGGGAGGTGGTGTGTGgaagagaaacagaggaaaaggaaaaatacagtagACAACCAAGTATTAGCCTCAACTGAAGAACAGAGAACTTCTTGAAGAATTATTCCTAACAATGCATAAAAGTTCACTTGCTTAGAGATATTTGAAATACAACTTTATTATCTAAACAAAAAAGAATGGGAATGACAGAAACAAGATTTACCACTTAATACTCTGATGTGACTGCAGCAGTCTTATATTTGAAACTCAAAGGGGAAGTAATTGCAGTCCAAAAAACAGCTAAATATGCAGGTCCAAaatattaaggtttttttttttttaaactgccacATTCACTCCGAAGCCCATTCATCTCTTTCAGCATCCCAAAGATTAAGCACATGTTCTGCTCAGCTAGATAATAAAGTGGCAAACACGctgcaccactgacatcacaggaCAGTTGCCTATAAAACTAGACTTCTGACGCTGGGCTCCAGCTTCATCCCTCACAGGTCATCATCTTCATCTGGCAGTGCAGTGGTTTGAGCAATCTGAAACAAAGAAGCTACACTTAAGAACTGTTCTTCTCTTGTTTGCCCCAGGGATCCAAGTATTATCAGGCAAATGGACAATCATTTGATCTTTGTGCCCTTTCTCAGTTACCTGTAAGTCTTGCTCATACTGTGCTGCCAGTGCTGGGTCCATAACAACTTCTGGTGGTGCAAGAGCAGGCATGGCAACAAACTCCAAGTTAGGATCTCCAATTAGCTTTCTAGCAAGCCAGAGAAAAGGCTTCTCAAAGTTGTAGTTACTCTTAGCTGAAATGTCATAATACTGCAAAAAGAATACATGTTACATGCACACAAAAAAGATACCTCCAACAGATTTTTAGCCAATACTAAGATCAATATGCATTTAATCAGCTCTACTTTTACCTTGTTTTTTTCTACTGCATGATTTTCATCTACGCTCTCAGAAACAGTTTAGACCTAAACATCTAGAAATGTACAGTTTCAGTGGATAATCAATAGCGTATACTGTGTAACTAAGGTATCTGACCTGACCAAGGGTGGAACTTGCAGGAGACAATAATGCATCTACCTTTTCTCCTGTGACTTGGCCTACTTGGAAGAGTCTCACTTCTGCAAGATCTGATGGGACTCTAAGCAGTAAAAGCCAAATGCATATAAGCTCTTTAATCTCTTATCATAGCTTCTGCTCAAGACTAGTGGTGATCATCCCTAACAAGAtcacttcccccttccctgaaGTTAGGTTCAAGAAGCAAACAGGATGTAAAGTTGAAATACTGTAACCTGCAGTGACAAACATGGAACACCAAAGTATTATCAAATTACTACATAGAACCCAACTGCAGtttaaagtttaaataaattTGGATTCCTACAAACTCATGCCACCATACCTGGAGATTCTTCTTCCTGTGGAAGACAATGGATTTTGCCTTGACTTTTCTGTCCTTAATATCCACTTTGTTGCCACACAACACTATAGGGATATTTTCACATACTCGTACCAGATCTCTATGCCAATTAGGTACATTCTTGTAAGTAACTCTTGATGTTACATCAAACATTATGATGGCACattgagctgaaagaaaagagtaGTCAGAATTTATACTGGTACAGTAAGCCCTCACCTTCCTATCAGATACAGAGATAGGAAAAGTATTC contains:
- the RAN gene encoding GTP-binding nuclear protein Ran; amino-acid sequence: MAAQGEPQVQFKLVLVGDGGTGKTTFVKRHLTGEFEKKYVATLGVEVHPLVFHTNRGPIKFNVWDTAGQEKFGGLRDGYYIQAQCAIIMFDVTSRVTYKNVPNWHRDLVRVCENIPIVLCGNKVDIKDRKVKAKSIVFHRKKNLQYYDISAKSNYNFEKPFLWLARKLIGDPNLEFVAMPALAPPEVVMDPALAAQYEQDLQIAQTTALPDEDDDL